GGACCCATAACAACGTGAAGCTCGCCCTCGCCAATGCTGAGTGTGATACCCCTAAGTATCTCTTTATCCATAACTTTGACATGTAAATCTTCCACTTTCAACATGTTCATCACCGTCCTTTAACTACACGGAATTGGGTAGAAAAGTTCACTTTTAAAACCTTTCTTCACAAATGTGTGTAATGAAAATTAAAGATGCCACAATCCAGAAACTCACAACATGAATTTGTTCATCTCCTCAAGAGCATCAAGAATTCTTTTGAACTCCTCCGGCTTCCCCTGAGTTACAACTCTCTCAGGTCTGAATGGACAGTCACAATATGGGTACTCCAGAAACGCTTGATACGTTCCGATTTCTCTTGCAATCTTAATTATCTCCTCTTTGTCCATTCCTAAAAGAGGCCTGTGTATTGGAAAGCGTACACTCATGGTCTCAAAATAGAGGTTAGTCAGCGTCTGTGAAGCAACTTGCCCAAGGGAATCACCGGTCACAATACCCAGTGCGCCTTTCTCCCTTGCTATCTCAGCAGCCCTCCTCAGCATTGCTACCTTGCACACAACACATGTCCATTCTCTCATATTGAGCCTGTTCAATGTCACAACATATGGCTTCAGAACTTCAAAGTGATTCTCTATGATGAGCTCAATATCCCTTGGAGAATAGTCATTGAGTATATTAACGGTCTTTTCTACAACTTTTCTTGCATTCTTTCCTTGATCAAAGTGAACCGCTATGATCTCGGCTCCCCTTTTCATCATAAGAAATGCAGCCACCGGTGAATCAATGCCGTCGCTTAAAAGGGCAACGACTTTCCCCTGGGTGCTTACCGGCAAGCCACCAACACCTTTGATCTTTTCAAGGAAAACATATGCCTTTTTCTTTATAATCTCAATACCTATTGTGAGCTCTGGATTCTCCAGATCAACTTTCCATCCAAATTCCTTAACAATGAAGGCACCGATTTCTCTGTTA
Above is a genomic segment from Thermococcus sp. SY098 containing:
- the thiI gene encoding tRNA uracil 4-sulfurtransferase ThiI; its protein translation is MILVRYGEIAVKRGRRREFERKLMENILAALRRKGIEARAELIRGRILVDAPDEAAKIIAKVPGVVSVSPAREMSYEEVPNYLREALKGLNPKSFKVETQRLDKTFLKTSVEVNREIGAFIVKEFGWKVDLENPELTIGIEIIKKKAYVFLEKIKGVGGLPVSTQGKVVALLSDGIDSPVAAFLMMKRGAEIIAVHFDQGKNARKVVEKTVNILNDYSPRDIELIIENHFEVLKPYVVTLNRLNMREWTCVVCKVAMLRRAAEIAREKGALGIVTGDSLGQVASQTLTNLYFETMSVRFPIHRPLLGMDKEEIIKIAREIGTYQAFLEYPYCDCPFRPERVVTQGKPEEFKRILDALEEMNKFML